From the genome of Geobacter sp. SVR, one region includes:
- a CDS encoding alpha-ketoacid dehydrogenase subunit beta, translating into MSVLTYRDALNLALKEEMRRDPSMVVWGEDVALYEGSFKVTRGLLAEFGEERVKDTPISENTIVGVAVGAAMGGLRPVIELMTVNFALLAMDQIINHMAKIRSMFGGQTFLPMTIRMPGGGGSQLAAQHSQSLETYFMHCPGLRVLYPATPSDAKGLLKTAIRDNNPVIFLEHELLYNSKGEVPEDPEFLIPAGQAEIKRPGEHVTIVAYARMTILALQAAEELERDGISCEVVDLRSLAPLDEETVIASATRTGRAVVVDECWRTCGLGAEIASRIFERCFDRLQAPVKRVSGLDVPMPYSRKIERICIPQTETIVQAVKDVMSGRY; encoded by the coding sequence ATGTCCGTTTTAACATACCGTGATGCGCTCAATCTGGCGCTGAAGGAAGAGATGCGCCGCGACCCGTCGATGGTGGTCTGGGGGGAGGATGTGGCCTTGTACGAAGGCTCCTTCAAGGTCACCCGCGGACTGCTGGCCGAATTCGGCGAAGAACGGGTCAAGGATACCCCCATCTCCGAGAACACCATTGTCGGCGTGGCGGTGGGGGCAGCCATGGGGGGCCTGCGGCCGGTCATCGAGCTGATGACGGTCAATTTCGCTCTTTTGGCCATGGACCAGATCATCAACCACATGGCCAAGATCCGTTCCATGTTCGGCGGCCAGACCTTCCTGCCGATGACCATCCGCATGCCCGGCGGCGGGGGCAGCCAGCTGGCGGCCCAGCACTCCCAGAGCCTGGAGACCTACTTCATGCACTGTCCCGGCCTGCGGGTGCTCTATCCGGCCACACCATCCGATGCCAAGGGGCTGCTCAAGACCGCCATCCGTGACAATAACCCGGTCATCTTCCTGGAACACGAACTGCTCTACAACAGCAAGGGGGAAGTGCCGGAAGATCCAGAGTTCCTGATACCGGCAGGCCAGGCCGAAATCAAACGGCCGGGCGAGCATGTCACCATCGTGGCCTATGCCCGCATGACGATTCTGGCCCTGCAGGCAGCGGAGGAGTTGGAGCGGGATGGGATCTCCTGCGAGGTGGTGGATCTGCGCAGCCTGGCGCCGCTGGACGAAGAGACCGTCATCGCCTCGGCCACCAGGACCGGCCGGGCCGTGGTGGTGGATGAATGCTGGCGCACCTGCGGCCTGGGGGCCGAGATCGCCAGCCGCATCTTCGAGCGCTGTTTCGATCGGCTGCAGGCGCCGGTCAAACGCGTATCGGGGCTGGATGTGCCGATGCCCTATTCGCGCAAGATCGAGCGGATCTGCATTCCTCAGACGGAGACGATCGTTCAGGCAGTCAAAGATGTAATGTCCGGCCGCTACTAG
- a CDS encoding dihydrolipoamide acetyltransferase family protein, whose product MAVEIRMPKLSDTMTEGSFIGWRKNVGERIERGDVIAEVETDKAVMELEAFASGVLLKTMAKGGENVPVGTVLGLIGEPGEQVPDAGQPAQPTAAAPSPAEPPAEPSPTAAPKPVHPDEPLVETPPVQPASTPLSIPESENIKASPMVRHMALERGINLADIRGSGPDGRILQEDLLAATVGRPEHRQVPAPAPEQPIAEPATATAAPVTPASGMRQAIAATVIRSWQEIPQFSVTVEIGMEACREIVTELKKGDKRVGYQSLVLKACCVALREFPLLLPGVAGDAPINIGFAVALPDEGLLVPVIRDCQRRSPAEIEAEAVRLAERSRAGRLTADEFSGGHFSISNLGMFGVEHFNALIVPGQMGVLALGSVAERPVARANQLSVAVTMRATLCADHRAVDGAYAARFLGRLREILEQPLTLLV is encoded by the coding sequence ATGGCCGTCGAGATCAGGATGCCCAAGCTGTCGGACACCATGACCGAGGGAAGTTTCATCGGCTGGCGCAAGAACGTGGGAGAACGGATCGAACGGGGGGACGTGATCGCCGAGGTGGAGACCGATAAGGCGGTCATGGAACTGGAAGCCTTCGCCTCCGGAGTCTTGCTGAAAACCATGGCCAAAGGAGGGGAGAACGTACCGGTCGGGACGGTGCTGGGGCTGATCGGCGAACCGGGGGAGCAGGTGCCGGATGCCGGACAACCGGCGCAGCCGACCGCAGCAGCGCCTTCTCCCGCAGAACCGCCGGCGGAACCTTCCCCGACGGCTGCACCCAAGCCGGTCCACCCGGACGAACCACTGGTGGAGACGCCCCCCGTACAACCGGCCAGCACACCCCTTTCAATCCCGGAAAGCGAGAATATCAAGGCATCGCCGATGGTGCGCCATATGGCCCTGGAGCGGGGCATCAACCTGGCCGATATCCGTGGCAGCGGCCCGGACGGCCGGATTCTGCAGGAAGACCTGCTAGCCGCGACCGTCGGCAGGCCGGAGCACCGGCAGGTACCGGCGCCAGCGCCGGAGCAGCCCATTGCCGAGCCTGCCACGGCCACTGCAGCTCCCGTCACCCCTGCTTCAGGCATGCGCCAGGCCATAGCAGCCACGGTGATCCGCTCCTGGCAGGAAATTCCGCAGTTCAGCGTTACCGTTGAAATCGGCATGGAGGCCTGCCGGGAGATCGTCACGGAGCTGAAGAAGGGGGACAAGCGGGTGGGATACCAGTCCCTGGTGCTCAAAGCATGCTGTGTGGCGCTGCGGGAGTTCCCCCTGCTGCTGCCGGGAGTGGCCGGGGACGCGCCGATCAACATCGGGTTTGCCGTGGCGCTGCCGGACGAGGGCCTGCTGGTGCCGGTCATCCGGGACTGCCAGCGCCGCTCCCCGGCCGAAATCGAAGCCGAGGCGGTGCGCCTGGCCGAGCGTTCGCGCGCAGGACGACTGACTGCCGACGAGTTCAGCGGCGGACACTTTTCGATCTCCAACCTGGGTATGTTCGGGGTGGAGCATTTCAACGCCCTGATCGTGCCGGGCCAGATGGGGGTCCTGGCGCTGGGGAGCGTGGCTGAACGGCCGGTGGCGCGCGCGAACCAATTGTCGGTAGCGGTCACCATGCGGGCCACGCTGTGCGCCGACCACCGCGCCGTGGATGGCGCCTATGCTGCCCGTTTTCTGGGACGGTTGCGCGAGATCCTGGAACAGCCGTTGACGCTGCTGGTGTAA
- a CDS encoding EF-hand domain-containing protein, with translation MTGSVSGVGGGMSASALKQMQEEMFKRADRNNDGSISKDELSQVAKSGDNQQGGPSVDEMFSQLDSDGDGAVSRLESDAAIAKAGQQMQSQGMRPSGPPPGPPPSEEGQSSSDSSQSDADTIFDALDTNKDGTVSPAELAAALDNASQTSSTTTTTSSNPKSLMDDLGTALQSGDLSGAKDALAALQKDVSAHNGGRSDDPFSKDLQSLSDALDSGNVSEANSVFAGIQEKMSSRPAHGGEHRHAQQDGTQDSAQDDAAAATLQAMLDAMGTSSSATSDSSTSDTLKSILTAALGSYMQQSSTGYSSSGSVSSILSATA, from the coding sequence ATGACGGGATCGGTAAGCGGAGTCGGAGGAGGAATGAGCGCCTCCGCGCTGAAGCAGATGCAGGAAGAGATGTTCAAACGGGCGGACCGCAACAATGACGGTTCCATTTCCAAGGACGAGTTGAGCCAGGTGGCGAAATCGGGCGACAATCAGCAGGGAGGACCGAGTGTCGACGAAATGTTCTCGCAGCTCGATTCCGACGGCGATGGAGCCGTGAGCAGGCTTGAATCCGACGCGGCCATTGCCAAGGCCGGACAACAGATGCAATCACAGGGAATGCGCCCTTCGGGGCCGCCTCCCGGTCCCCCGCCGTCCGAGGAAGGCCAATCGTCGTCTGATTCGTCCCAGAGCGATGCCGACACGATCTTCGATGCCCTGGACACCAACAAGGATGGAACGGTCAGCCCGGCAGAACTGGCGGCAGCGCTCGATAATGCGTCGCAGACGAGTTCGACCACAACCACGACATCCTCCAACCCGAAATCGCTGATGGATGACCTCGGCACGGCCTTGCAATCGGGGGATCTGTCCGGTGCCAAGGACGCGCTGGCCGCTTTGCAGAAGGATGTGTCGGCCCACAATGGCGGCCGGAGCGACGATCCGTTCAGCAAGGATCTGCAGAGCCTGTCCGATGCCCTGGACTCGGGCAACGTTTCGGAGGCCAACAGCGTCTTTGCCGGCATTCAGGAAAAGATGTCCTCGCGGCCGGCACATGGGGGCGAACACAGGCATGCCCAGCAGGACGGTACACAGGATAGCGCGCAGGATGATGCCGCTGCCGCGACATTGCAGGCCATGCTCGACGCCATGGGCACATCGTCATCCGCAACGTCGGATTCCAGCACCAGTGATACCCTGAAAAGCATACTCACCGCCGCGCTGGGCAGCTACATGCAGCAAAGTTCCACCGGCTACTCTTCCTCCGGTTCGGTGAGCAGCATCCTGTCTGCCACGGCATGA
- a CDS encoding ATP-binding protein, which produces MHVGVRYKLFLAILTAASLAVVSSALITKWSIDRGFLKFINAMDQSGLTRLAGMLEERYRSEQSWDFLRNDPTQWQALIVRSLPEGAPLPALPFVEGAAAPSHNKMPPPFMRQKPPHASHHFEARLFLLDAERRTVAGTASVPAGNPAIPIMHQGRVAGYLGLLPRSNLAEMPHQRFLKEQKQGLALQAAVITLLSALLSLFMAKRLVRPLNELAQATHQLAAGRFAVRVPVGSHDEFGQLAMDFNSLALSLEQSERSRQQWVADISHELRTPLAILRGEIEALQDGIRHPDRETIRSLHSEVLRLGRLVDDLYQLSLSDVGALTYRKQHLNLVSLLEEAVAAYRAGFHAKEVEIGTEFSAGGEVIFGDRERLRQLFSNLLDNSLKYTDSGGSVRMTLQRHEDRIVIELADSAPGVPQSELERLFDRLYRVESSRSRATGGAGLGLAICRNIVQAHGGEIIAQASPLGGVSIRIELPRAWE; this is translated from the coding sequence ATGCATGTCGGCGTACGCTACAAGCTGTTTCTGGCCATTTTGACGGCAGCCAGTCTGGCGGTCGTGAGCTCGGCCCTGATCACGAAATGGAGCATCGACAGGGGCTTTCTCAAGTTTATCAACGCCATGGACCAGTCCGGTCTGACCCGCCTGGCAGGTATGCTGGAAGAACGCTACCGCAGCGAACAAAGCTGGGACTTTCTGCGGAACGATCCGACACAGTGGCAGGCATTGATCGTCCGGTCCCTCCCGGAAGGAGCGCCCCTCCCCGCACTGCCTTTTGTGGAAGGGGCTGCTGCTCCGTCCCACAATAAAATGCCCCCCCCTTTCATGCGCCAGAAACCGCCGCACGCGTCCCACCACTTTGAGGCGCGCCTGTTTCTGCTTGATGCGGAACGGAGAACGGTGGCCGGCACCGCCTCCGTACCGGCCGGCAATCCGGCGATACCGATCATGCATCAGGGGCGGGTGGCGGGCTATCTGGGGCTTCTGCCGCGCAGCAATCTGGCGGAGATGCCGCATCAGCGGTTTCTGAAAGAGCAGAAGCAGGGGCTTGCGCTCCAGGCCGCCGTGATTACGCTGCTTTCGGCCCTGTTGTCGCTGTTCATGGCGAAACGGCTGGTACGGCCGCTGAATGAACTGGCACAGGCCACGCACCAGCTGGCGGCCGGTAGATTCGCGGTACGGGTGCCGGTCGGATCGCACGACGAGTTCGGCCAGCTGGCCATGGATTTCAATTCACTGGCCCTGTCGCTGGAGCAGAGCGAGCGATCGCGGCAGCAGTGGGTGGCCGACATCTCCCACGAGCTGAGAACGCCGCTCGCCATCCTACGGGGCGAAATCGAGGCGCTCCAGGACGGTATCCGTCACCCTGACCGGGAGACGATCAGGTCCCTGCACAGCGAGGTGCTGCGCTTGGGCCGGCTGGTGGACGACCTGTATCAGTTGTCCCTGTCGGATGTGGGAGCACTTACCTACCGGAAACAGCATCTGAATCTGGTATCGTTGCTGGAGGAGGCCGTGGCGGCGTATCGGGCCGGATTTCACGCAAAGGAAGTGGAGATCGGGACGGAATTTTCCGCAGGGGGGGAGGTCATTTTCGGCGACCGGGAACGGCTGAGGCAACTGTTTTCGAACCTGCTCGACAATTCGCTCAAATACACCGACAGCGGCGGCAGTGTGCGCATGACGCTGCAGCGGCACGAAGACCGGATCGTGATCGAACTGGCTGATTCCGCTCCCGGCGTGCCGCAGTCTGAACTGGAACGGCTGTTCGATCGTCTTTACCGGGTCGAATCGTCACGCAGCCGTGCCACCGGGGGGGCCGGGCTGGGGCTGGCCATCTGCCGCAACATCGTGCAGGCGCACGGCGGCGAAATTATTGCCCAGGCATCGCCGCTCGGCGGCGTGTCGATCCGCATCGAACTTCCGAGGGCATGGGAATGA
- a CDS encoding response regulator → MGDMILIVEDEEKLAGLMADYLRQDGFRTASLNNGAEVTDWVREHKPALVLLDVMLPGKSGFDVCRELRSFSDVPVIMTTARIEEIDRLLGLGLGADDYICKPFSPREVVARVKAVLRRLGGGKAVPAQGLQLDEARHLAVLDGQILDLTFVEFKLLHFLATHQGRIYGRQQLMDHIYPDERVVADRTIDSHIKKLRKKLAAASPETEFIQSVYGVGYKFEKGHRSG, encoded by the coding sequence ATGGGCGACATGATTCTGATTGTCGAAGATGAAGAGAAACTGGCCGGCCTGATGGCGGATTATCTCAGGCAGGATGGCTTCAGGACCGCCAGCCTGAATAACGGTGCGGAGGTAACGGATTGGGTGCGGGAGCACAAACCTGCGCTTGTGCTGCTGGATGTGATGCTGCCGGGCAAGAGCGGCTTCGACGTCTGCCGGGAGCTGCGCTCTTTTTCCGACGTACCCGTGATCATGACCACCGCCAGGATCGAAGAAATCGACCGCCTGCTCGGCCTGGGGCTGGGGGCGGATGATTATATCTGCAAACCGTTCAGTCCCCGTGAAGTGGTGGCGCGGGTCAAGGCCGTGCTGAGACGGCTCGGCGGGGGCAAGGCCGTGCCGGCCCAAGGGCTTCAACTCGACGAAGCACGCCACCTGGCGGTGCTTGACGGACAGATTCTCGATCTGACCTTTGTCGAGTTCAAGCTGCTGCACTTTCTGGCTACGCACCAGGGCAGGATTTACGGACGGCAGCAATTGATGGATCACATCTATCCCGACGAACGGGTCGTGGCCGACCGGACCATTGACAGCCATATCAAGAAACTGCGCAAGAAACTGGCTGCGGCCAGCCCGGAGACCGAGTTCATCCAGTCGGTGTACGGCGTCGGCTACAAATTTGAAAAAGGGCACCGCTCAGGGTGA
- the phoU gene encoding phosphate signaling complex protein PhoU, translating to MERVHISASYDAELNELRTRILAMGGKVEMMIASSVKSLVDRDTTLAEQVIASDHEVNTLEVGIDEKCLELLALRQPAARDLRFITLALKIVTDLERIGDQCANIAKRARELNVDPPLKPYIDIPRMARYAEIMLKEALDAFVRGDAELAVKVCQDDQCVDELNLQIQRELLTFMIEDPQTISRAIKLTHISKYLERIADHATNIAEMVIFMVKGKDIRHTIA from the coding sequence ATGGAACGTGTACACATCAGCGCATCGTACGATGCGGAACTGAACGAACTGCGCACCAGGATTCTGGCAATGGGGGGCAAGGTCGAGATGATGATCGCATCATCCGTGAAATCCCTGGTGGACCGCGATACCACGCTGGCCGAGCAGGTGATCGCTTCCGACCACGAGGTCAACACGCTGGAGGTGGGCATTGACGAGAAGTGCCTGGAGCTTCTGGCACTGCGCCAGCCCGCAGCCCGGGACCTGCGCTTCATCACCCTGGCGCTCAAGATCGTGACCGACTTGGAGCGGATCGGCGACCAGTGCGCCAACATCGCCAAACGAGCCCGCGAGCTGAATGTGGACCCGCCGCTGAAACCCTATATCGATATCCCCCGCATGGCACGCTACGCAGAGATCATGCTGAAAGAGGCGTTGGACGCCTTTGTGCGGGGTGATGCCGAGCTGGCGGTCAAGGTCTGTCAGGATGACCAGTGTGTGGACGAACTCAATCTGCAGATCCAGCGCGAACTCCTGACCTTCATGATCGAGGACCCCCAGACCATCTCGCGCGCCATCAAGCTGACCCACATCTCCAAGTATCTGGAGCGGATCGCCGATCATGCCACCAATATCGCCGAAATGGTGATCTTCATGGTCAAGGGCAAGGATATCCGCCACACCATCGCCTGA
- the pstB gene encoding phosphate ABC transporter ATP-binding protein PstB has translation MTEQTDNAAKPPIISVRDLNLFYGEKQALRNINIDTHRNQVTAFIGPSGCGKSTLLRCFNRMNDLIDTVRIEGSIRLDGEEINDPATDVISLRRRIGMVFQQSNPFPKSIYENIVYGLRIAGNNNKAELDETVERSLRAAAIWNEVKDRLHDSALGLSGGQAQRICIARAIAVNPEIILMDEPCSALDPISTLKIEELIEELKEKYTIIIVTHNMQQAARVSDVTGFFYLGELIEVGPTRKIFTNPEKKQTEDYITGRFG, from the coding sequence ATGACAGAACAGACCGACAACGCAGCAAAACCGCCCATCATCTCGGTTCGCGATCTCAATCTGTTTTACGGGGAAAAACAGGCGCTCAGGAACATCAACATTGATACCCACCGCAACCAGGTGACCGCTTTCATCGGCCCCTCGGGCTGCGGAAAATCGACCCTGCTGCGCTGCTTCAACCGCATGAACGACCTGATCGACACGGTCAGGATCGAGGGGAGCATCCGCCTCGATGGCGAAGAGATCAATGATCCGGCCACCGACGTGATCAGCCTGCGCCGCCGGATCGGGATGGTATTCCAGCAATCCAATCCGTTTCCGAAGTCGATCTACGAAAACATCGTCTACGGGCTGCGCATTGCCGGCAACAACAACAAGGCCGAACTGGACGAGACGGTCGAGCGGAGCCTGCGGGCAGCCGCCATCTGGAACGAGGTCAAGGACCGCCTGCACGATTCGGCCCTGGGGCTTTCAGGCGGCCAGGCCCAGCGCATCTGTATCGCCCGCGCCATTGCCGTGAATCCCGAGATCATCCTGATGGACGAGCCCTGCTCGGCGCTCGACCCGATCTCGACCCTCAAGATCGAGGAGCTGATCGAGGAGCTGAAGGAAAAATACACCATCATCATCGTCACCCATAACATGCAGCAGGCGGCCCGCGTCTCGGATGTAACCGGCTTCTTCTATCTGGGAGAACTGATCGAGGTGGGACCAACCAGGAAGATATTCACCAACCCGGAGAAAAAGCAGACCGAGGATTACATTACAGGGAGATTCGGCTAA